The Tistrella bauzanensis DNA segment ATCGAGGCGGTGACCGCGATGGTGGTGCTGCGCCCCGGCCACGAGGTCGATGCCGAAACCCTGATCGCCCATGCCCGCGAGCGTCTGGCCGCCTATAAGGTGCCGAAGACCGTCCACTTCATCGACGCCCTGCCGCGCAACACCGCCGGCAAGATCCTGAAGCGCACGCTGCGCCAGGATTTCGCAGAGGGCTGACCCGCCGCCACCCCACAGCCGATGAGACGCGCGGGCTCAGTCGGGCCCGCGCGTCTCAAGCTCCGGTATCAGCGGCGCGTCGAGCGCGCCGCAGATGGCGCTGATCAGATTGTCGAGCGCATAGGGCCTGCCCCACAACCCGCCGCCTGAGGGATCCGCCTCGAAGGCGGCCTCACGCGCCGCCAGACCGCTGTTCATGAACAGGGCCATGAAGGCCAGGCGCTGGCTGACCAACGGCGCCGGCAGATGCGCCAGCAACCGGCGCAGATGGTCGATACAGCGCATATAGCTCGACACCCAGCGATCACCGACCGCGTCCAGGAACAGGCCGCGATGGTTGACCTGCACCGCCATCACGAAGCGCATATGGCCGAAGCCGATCGGCAGGTCCCCGACCTCGTCGGGATCGCCGGTGCCGATGGTTTCCACCTCGACCATCAGCCGCACCACGTCGCGCGCGGCGCGCGGGCCGCCGGCGGCCTCCATCGCATCCAGCCTGAGACGGCGCGCCCGGTCGCTGCGCTTCGCCGCGTCCACCACCAGTTCGCGCACCAGCGCGTCCTTTGAGCCGAAGTAATAGTGCAGCGAGGCGCCGTTGCGCATACCCGCCGCCGTCACGATGGCG contains these protein-coding regions:
- a CDS encoding TetR/AcrR family transcriptional regulator, translated to MDQDLSPAPADGGMPAVTAEDATRDRLKMAARRLFSLHGIDAVSVRAIVTAAGMRNGASLHYYFGSKDALVRELVVDAAKRSDRARRLRLDAMEAAGGPRAARDVVRLMVEVETIGTGDPDEVGDLPIGFGHMRFVMAVQVNHRGLFLDAVGDRWVSSYMRCIDHLRRLLAHLPAPLVSQRLAFMALFMNSGLAAREAAFEADPSGGGLWGRPYALDNLISAICGALDAPLIPELETRGPD